A stretch of DNA from Candidatus Methylomirabilis lanthanidiphila:
ACTGTTCGTCAAGGATCACAACCGTGACGACTGGAGGCAGATCTACACCGATGCCTTCGACCTTGACCCATTATTCAAGATCTACATCGGGTACCACCTTTTCGGCGAGACCTACAAGCGCAGTCACTTTCTGGTCAAGCTGAATGAACATTACGCAGACCACGGGTACGACTGCGCACCGGAACTGCCCGATCACCTGGCGACGGTTCTCCGATTCCTGCCCTCTTGCGATCACGAGACGTTCCGGGAAGGGCTGATTATGGAGGGGATTGTCCCGTCAATCAAACAGATGCTCGGCAAGAGCCCCGCGTCCGGCCCTCAAGAGAATTCCGCTGCGCGGCCATCCAAACCGCAGTCGCTGCAGGACGCCATTCGCGCCGCGCAGAGTGCGTTCTATCGACCGGACGACATTCAGGCATCGTGGCATCCCGAAGCCTTCGGACAGGGCGTCGCCACCAAAGGATTACAATCTGCCGACAATGTTGACGGTCTGCCCCCCAACCTTTACCCGACAGAAGACGACGAATTCGATCGGTCAGCCTGCGGCCCGTGTCCGCTCGCCGGGGGGTCCATGGCCGACGATCTCGGGATGCAGCTCAAGGGCGTACCCGAGCACGAAAAGGAAAGGGATATGCGGAAAGAAGAAGTCCGGAAAGGCGAGGAGGAGCGGCAGTCGCACCCGTATGCGCATGTCCTCCGGGCGCTGGAACGGGTCGTCGATACGCTTCGAACACCCGCCGTCCCCTGAGAGGATCAGGGTGAGAGGATTCCTATGAACTCGCTGAACTTCGTCCTGTTCATCGCGTTGCCCTACCTGGCGCTGTTTATTGCGGTAGGGGGAACCGTCTGGCGGTTTAACCGCGATCGATTCTCGTTTTCCAGCATCTCGTCGCAGTTTCTCGAGAATCGCAGACTGTTCTGGGGATCCGTCCCGTGGCATTTCGGGATTCTCATCATCTTGCTGGCCCACCTGATCGCCTTCTTGTTTCCGGGCCCCTGGAGGCGGTTGCTCTCCAATATCCATATTCTGGCGACCCTCGAAGTCATCGGCTTGGCCCTTGCGGTGTCTGCTCTCATTGGGATTCTGGGTCTCGCCTGGCGGCGCCTGACCCATCCGCGGGTCCGCGCCACCTCCAGTGTCATGGATTGGGTACTGTTGCCGTTACTGATCACCCAGGTCGGTGTGGGATTGTGGGTCGCGCTCAACTATCGCTGGGGCGCCGACTGGTATATGGATACGTCGGTGCCATGGATCGTCTCGCTGTTGGCATTGCAGCCCAGAATCGAGTATGTGGCCGATCTCCCCTTCATCGTAAAATTCCACATGCTGCTGGGATTCGGCATCATCGGCCTGTTTCCGTTCACCAGGCTCGTACACATCATCTCGTTTCCCCTCCGATATCTCTGGCGTCCCATACAGGTGGTGATCTGGGACCGGCGGATACGCAAGGTATAGGGAAATCGGCCGGTCATCTTCATCGGACTGATATGTCAACGCCTTGGCAGCCTCGCGCCTACCATCCGAGTACCGATCAACCTGCGGACAGAAACGTCATCCCGATCGTCATCGATCCGTCACGGACTCCCTCTGCGTACGCTCCTACCCTTACAGACGATTACGCATGAGATCCGCTCTGACGGGATGACACACCCGTCTCTCCGGCAATCTGGAAGCCGGTCCATTAGAAGGTACCCTCATTAAACTCGGCAATCTTCCAGACACCATCAACCAGGTCCAGAGAAAGATGGACCCTTTTCCGAATGGAGCCGCCCTCCTTCGAGGCGATGATGATCTCGTAGATAGCGGAGGAGTGCGTCCCCGTGCCGCCGAGGAGGTTCTCCTTCAGGGTATACGCCACCTTGCGGGTCCCGTCATTGCTCTCCGAGATGGCGGCAGACGATTGTAATGTCGCTTCGATCTTCTCAGCCAGCGCTGGTACAGCCAACGCCTTTGCCTCTACAATGTTGGCCCCGTTATAATACCGATCCATGAACTGTTCTGCGACGTCCGCAGGGTCTTCGCCTCCAGCCTTACAACCGGATAGATACAGAAGAGTGACGGCAACTGTGCCGGCAACCGCCTTGCTTAGCTTCACGCTGCTCTCCACTTCAGGCGAAAGGTTGAGTACGGCAGAGCTCCGATTGACAAATAACTTTCCTGCTGAAGCCGATTCTTCAGTGACGCGGACTCATCATACAAGCAAGCCTGAGGCCTTCCGCTTGCCGCTCCCGTTGACTGGTGGGCTACCCAACGAAGCATTCAGCGCAGTGCTACTGACTATCCCCAAGGGCGCTAAAATGAAGGAACGGGAGTTCCACCACCACGGAGAGGAGCTTCAACTCTGCATCATCTGCTCTCCACCGATTTACCTGGGCAAGGGTTCGAATGAGGTTAGGTATCCCTCGCGCGGGAAGGCAAGGTCTACAGTTTCCCGCCAGATGGGAGCTATAGCATGGCTCTGAACCGGCCCGCTACTTCCACAGTAGCGGCACCGTTCACTCCGGTGACCGGTGAATCTTAATTCTCATTGCGCCGCGTGCTTCTCCAGCAGCAGGGCGATGGCCTCATGTCCGTTCCCGTACGCATACCCTCTGGCGTTCTCACCTTTATTGCTATCCTTGAGATGCACATCAGCGCCGTGACTGAGCAGCAGCTTGACAACCCCCATACGCCCATACCACGCCGCGTACATCAGGGCGGTCTCGCCTTTCGTCGCCTGCGCGTTCACATCGGCACCGTGCTCGAGCAGCATCGTGACAAGTCCCAACTGCCCTTCCGCAGCGGTGCGCATCAGCGGCGTCTCGCCTTTTCGATCCCTAATGCTGACATCCGCACCTTTATCGAGGAGCAGCGTGACGATCTCGGTGTGCCCGTTGGCGGCCGAACGCATCAGAGCCGTTCCGCCATCATTTGCCTGCACGTTCACATCGGCCCCCTTCTCGAGCAGCATCTTGACGATCCCGGTCTGCCCGTTGGCGGCCGCGATGATCAGGGTCGTTCCACCATTACTCGCCATGGCATTCACGTCAGCGTTCTTGCTGAGCAGCAGCCTTGCAATCTCAGTATGCCCGTTTTCAGACGCGTGCATCAGGGCTGTCCAGCTCTGTTTATCGCCAGCGTTCACATCGGCGGCGTGGCTGAGCAGCAGCTCTGCAATCTCCATATCCCCACGCCACGCCGCACGCATCAGGGCTGTCCAACCATCCAGATCCCTCGCGTTCACATCGGCGCCTTGAGCTAATAGGCTCTTGACTTTTTCCACCTCTCCATATTTGGCCGCATCGATAAGGTTGTCGGCGGGCTTGTCGCCTCCCCCACCAAATAATTGTCCGAAGAGACCCATAGTGCCTCCTTTCAAGGGAAATAGGCTGAAGGTAGAAGATTGCACGGATCCTTCAGCCTTCAGCCTTCAGTCTATACT
This window harbors:
- a CDS encoding Nitrate reductase delta subunit, translating into MVRTIDSTAVNLALDRLGRLLQYPDDDLPVAVREARALIGSIVPAADEELAAFELFVKDHNRDDWRQIYTDAFDLDPLFKIYIGYHLFGETYKRSHFLVKLNEHYADHGYDCAPELPDHLATVLRFLPSCDHETFREGLIMEGIVPSIKQMLGKSPASGPQENSAARPSKPQSLQDAIRAAQSAFYRPDDIQASWHPEAFGQGVATKGLQSADNVDGLPPNLYPTEDDEFDRSACGPCPLAGGSMADDLGMQLKGVPEHEKERDMRKEEVRKGEEERQSHPYAHVLRALERVVDTLRTPAVP
- the ankX_1 gene encoding Phosphocholine transferase AnkX is translated as MGLFGQLFGGGGDKPADNLIDAAKYGEVEKVKSLLAQGADVNARDLDGWTALMRAAWRGDMEIAELLLSHAADVNAGDKQSWTALMHASENGHTEIARLLLSKNADVNAMASNGGTTLIIAAANGQTGIVKMLLEKGADVNVQANDGGTALMRSAANGHTEIVTLLLDKGADVSIRDRKGETPLMRTAAEGQLGLVTMLLEHGADVNAQATKGETALMYAAWYGRMGVVKLLLSHGADVHLKDSNKGENARGYAYGNGHEAIALLLEKHAAQ
- a CDS encoding nitrate reductase, with the translated sequence MNSLNFVLFIALPYLALFIAVGGTVWRFNRDRFSFSSISSQFLENRRLFWGSVPWHFGILIILLAHLIAFLFPGPWRRLLSNIHILATLEVIGLALAVSALIGILGLAWRRLTHPRVRATSSVMDWVLLPLLITQVGVGLWVALNYRWGADWYMDTSVPWIVSLLALQPRIEYVADLPFIVKFHMLLGFGIIGLFPFTRLVHIISFPLRYLWRPIQVVIWDRRIRKV